In Dermacentor variabilis isolate Ectoservices chromosome 10, ASM5094787v1, whole genome shotgun sequence, the genomic window ccaccagtatctgtggttccggaagttcgaggcggtcacgtaCCACAAGACGCTATTGGGGCTGCTGGTGCTTGACAAGACAGTTCCTCTGCAGGCAttacctcgagtggtacgctgggccttgaggttGGCAGCTTACagctaccagctggtttaccgtccagGAAAgagacctgggacctgctgatgccctgagccaccTGCCCTTGCCAGAGGTGGCTGATGCTATtacagaacctgctgaagtgttcattcTGGAGCACACGTATCCGGAGGTACTCTCCATatctgcggtatcgcaagcggCCAGCCGGGACCCAgccctgtctcaggtggtcaaggtggTGTCCCAtggggaggaattggttcagcaggccgATAGCTACAAGGtagctgagctgagcttgcagcagggctgcgtACTGCagggttccagggtggtgatacCACGAAGTttccggtccagggtcctgcagttgctgcacatAGGTCATCCTGGagtggaaaagaccaagatggttgcccggtcccatgtttggtggcctggtatGGAGAATGACATCGCTCACATGTcacagagctgccaaatctgccaggagcatcagcgggccccatatcatgtggaaatcaccccgtGGCCTTTCCCACAgggaccctggtcccgcctacatgtgtaTTTTGGGTGAcctttcaagggccattacttcctggtggtggtggacgcctttccgaagtgggtggaggttctacctgtcactaCTCCATCAGCAGGCCCGACCATTGCAGCGCTGCGACAGGTCTTCGCTGCCCAGGGGTTGCCTGACGCCATCGTgtgcgacaatggtcctgctttcgccagcacagagtacctggcctggctgacgaacaACGGAATCCgacggatgatggttccgccgtaccacacTGCTTCAAACGGTACAGCAGAGCGGGTGGTgtaaaccatcaaggacaagctcaagaagagccaggctgggtatttctggacgcagtttgcccggatactgtttcagtaccggaccacaccCCGCGATGTACCTGGCCGTGCTCCCTATAAGCTCCTGCTGGATCGGATGGTCAATACACCCTTGGatgtcttgcatccggacctcctaTCCACAgtgctcatgcagcagctgaagcagaagctggctgctgaccaagggtgccgtcccgggcttTTGGCAGACTGGGAAGTTCCAGTTTTCGCATAGAatttccgtcctggcccaccctggtctgccagacaggtggtgtctcctgccatcGCATCATCGCTGCTATACTCATCGCATCACCGCATCAATACCTGCCAATGTGTTTGGTATACCATCCGGTCCGGTACCCTTATTAATGTCGATGTTCACGAGGAGGTTATAAATACCGGTATAGCTAATTTCAGTTCTTGGAAACGAAGCCATTTCCTGGATAATAACAATGTCGGGGGTGGTACCATTGTCATCTCCAAGCACAGATTTGAAATAGCCTTTCAACGCCTCCGAGATTGTCGAAGGGTCCGAACAGGACACATCATCTATTACGAAGGATGACGGGCAGGAGGTAGCAGGGTTGATGGTTTTCCAAAACTTAAGTGGATTATTTTTCATAAAAGAGGATAATGTGGTATTGAAATAGAACTTTCTAGCCTCGCTCATTTTGACTTTTAGTTCAGGTTTAAGTAATTTATTTAGGGACTCCCCATCATTATATTGTGCATTTTGTCGTTTTCGCAGTCGCTTAATGCGACGTTTGAGTTGTATAATTGGCCTGGTATACTACGGGTGTGTAGCATGGCGTTTTATACTCTTTTGGTGAACAAATTGCGCTATACACTTATTAACTATCAATAAAATTGGTTAGTCAACATATCAACACTGTAGTGTTCACTACAAGACACAAAATCATCAAAGAAGGATGCAAGTTTAGCAATAATAGAAGTTTTGTCAGCACGCTCAAAATTCAGGACAGTTTTAAACGTTGGTCGTACTGGTACACAAGCAACATTTAGATGAACAATAACAGCCTTATGGTCGGAAATTCCGTCAACAACACGGCACTGATATCCATTCTTT contains:
- the LOC142559424 gene encoding uncharacterized protein LOC142559424, with amino-acid sequence MWHTGFLPSSVRPYRVTVEICGHPISMELHTGASVSALAWKLFKHASPYGVGAILANRDKDGQERSVSFASRRLHAAEQRYGQLNKEGSSLIFGVVRFHQYLWFRKFEAVTYHKTLLGLLVLDKTVPLQALPRVERDLGPADALSHLPLPEVADAITEPAEVFILEHTYPEVLSISAVSQAASRDPALSQVVKVVSHGEELVQQADSYKVAELSLQQGCVLQGSRVVIPRSFRSRVLQLLHIGHPGVEKTKMLDYTVAGGCIGSLFSALDKTALPRGGS